The following are from one region of the Natranaerobius trueperi genome:
- the cas1b gene encoding type I-B CRISPR-associated endonuclease Cas1b produces MSMQNVYIVKPGRMRRQHNTLRFEYEEGGHKYFPIEQTDSLFVMVPLELNTKLLEFLSQHKIPLHIFNYYGFYSGSFMPREKLVTGPVLVQQAVHSDSDEKRIIIAQEILKGASANLLKNVRQFVRDGLIKEDQPLIDELKNRQSEISETQTIEELMGIEGSMRRSYYKLVDGVIMQRSTEFVMNKRVKRPPNNKMNSLISFVNSLLYASVLNEIYHTHLNASISYLHEPQDRRYSLALDLSEVFKPLLSDRLIFRLVNLNMLSNNCFDEVENVCYLNDKGRKIVLTEYHKKLNTKIQHRILKRKVSYQRLIRLECYKLVKHLLGEKKYTSFKMWW; encoded by the coding sequence ATGAGCATGCAAAATGTCTATATTGTTAAACCTGGTAGGATGAGGCGCCAGCATAATACGTTACGTTTTGAGTATGAAGAAGGTGGGCATAAATATTTTCCGATAGAACAAACAGATTCTTTATTTGTAATGGTACCATTAGAATTAAACACTAAATTACTTGAATTTTTATCTCAGCATAAAATCCCTCTACATATTTTTAATTATTACGGATTTTATTCAGGAAGCTTTATGCCTAGAGAAAAACTCGTGACTGGCCCAGTGTTAGTTCAGCAAGCAGTTCATAGTGACTCTGATGAAAAAAGAATAATAATTGCACAAGAGATTCTAAAAGGAGCTAGTGCTAATTTATTAAAAAATGTTCGGCAATTTGTAAGAGATGGTCTAATAAAAGAAGATCAGCCTTTAATCGATGAATTGAAAAATAGACAAAGCGAAATAAGTGAAACTCAAACTATAGAGGAACTAATGGGTATTGAAGGAAGTATGAGAAGATCATATTATAAATTAGTAGATGGAGTTATTATGCAACGATCTACAGAATTTGTTATGAATAAACGTGTAAAACGTCCCCCAAATAACAAAATGAATAGCTTGATATCATTTGTTAACTCTTTGTTATATGCGTCAGTATTAAATGAAATATATCATACACACTTAAATGCATCTATTAGTTATTTACATGAGCCTCAAGATAGAAGGTATTCATTAGCCTTAGATCTTAGTGAGGTGTTCAAGCCACTTTTAAGTGATAGGTTAATATTCAGGTTAGTGAACCTGAATATGCTATCAAATAATTGCTTTGATGAGGTAGAAAATGTTTGTTATTTAAATGATAAAGGTCGGAAAATTGTTTTAACTGAGTATCACAAGAAACTAAATACAAAAATACAGCATAGGATTTTAAAGCGTAAAGTTTCATACCAGAGATTGATCAGATTAGAATGTTATAAATTAGTAAAGCACTTGCTAGGTGAAAAAAAGTATACTAGCTTTAAGATGTGGTGGTGA